A genomic window from Proteiniborus ethanoligenes includes:
- a CDS encoding polysaccharide deacetylase family protein translates to MKKVLVLILAIIILSSFAYEYMIPSLASSSLIISMQDNEPNESLSIEDSSITGNPDTSPIDEENKNEEHIDEQDDSENPTEFENPEVLDPIPENDLERENQTTSPAGDNEPSQEEPVETETEAIPKPVHNIIHTLNKKNAWSHKTVYLTFDDGPSPITDKVLNILKKEEVKATFFVIGTKTDEGKATLKRISEEGHSIGNHTYSHNYNYIYKNADNFFDDLYKNENIIYESTGIRPKIIRFPGGSNNTATKTEKGKKIMNEIMDRLQNQGYIHFDWNASSGDASVHPASVEEIINNTLTWISRNDNAVVLFHDTSAKTNTLKALPTIIEKLKFLGCNFEILTTSSPHVAFVKNNSTIDDITEVSSDHIIEPVDVIINNDRIRKPPHVIRKLLRLEREMEEMYFKK, encoded by the coding sequence ATGAAAAAAGTTCTAGTTTTAATTTTAGCTATAATTATTTTGTCTAGCTTTGCATATGAATATATGATTCCTAGCTTAGCATCTAGCTCTCTTATCATATCAATGCAGGATAATGAACCAAATGAAAGCTTGAGTATCGAAGATAGTAGTATTACAGGTAATCCTGATACTAGTCCAATAGATGAGGAAAACAAAAATGAAGAACATATTGATGAACAGGACGATAGTGAAAATCCTACTGAATTTGAAAATCCAGAAGTCCTAGATCCTATTCCTGAAAATGATTTAGAGAGAGAAAATCAAACTACTTCTCCAGCTGGAGATAATGAGCCTTCACAAGAAGAGCCTGTTGAAACCGAAACTGAAGCTATTCCAAAACCAGTACATAATATAATCCATACTTTGAATAAGAAAAACGCATGGTCTCATAAGACCGTGTATTTAACTTTTGATGATGGCCCTAGTCCTATAACTGATAAAGTATTAAATATATTGAAAAAAGAAGAAGTAAAAGCTACATTCTTTGTAATAGGTACCAAAACAGATGAAGGTAAAGCAACTCTTAAGAGAATTTCAGAGGAAGGACATTCTATCGGCAATCATACTTATAGTCATAATTACAATTACATATACAAAAATGCAGATAATTTTTTTGATGATTTATATAAAAACGAGAATATAATATATGAATCAACTGGAATACGTCCCAAAATAATAAGATTTCCCGGAGGATCAAATAATACTGCGACTAAAACCGAAAAAGGTAAAAAGATAATGAATGAAATAATGGATAGGCTCCAGAATCAAGGATATATTCATTTTGATTGGAATGCAAGCAGTGGTGACGCTTCTGTACATCCTGCATCTGTAGAAGAAATTATAAATAATACACTTACTTGGATCAGTAGAAATGATAATGCAGTAGTATTGTTTCATGATACATCTGCAAAAACTAATACCTTAAAGGCATTACCAACAATAATTGAAAAGCTTAAATTTTTAGGCTGTAATTTTGAAATATTAACTACTAGCTCCCCACATGTAGCTTTTGTAAAGAATAATAGTACAATAGATGACATAACTGAAGTTAGTAGTGATCATATTATAGAGCCTGTAGATGTTATAATTAATAATGATCGAATCAGAAAGCCTCCCCATGTAATTAGAAAGCTTCTAAGACTTGAAAGGGAAATGGAAGAAATGTATTTCAAAAAATAA